The sequence ATAATAAATGTGGTCTGGTAACTCAACCTTGGTTATTGTATATTTTATTAGGTTTTTGTGCCTTGAAATTATCAGGCCTTTTTTTGTTTTGCTTATTGGATGCATTTGCATTTTTAAATCCCTTTCAAGGTAGAAAAATAACCTCAAGTTTCCATCATCAGTCATAACATACTTTGGTCGTTCTTGCAAAACAATTTTTGCTATTTTATGACCGAAATTTCTGTAGTTGGTGTAGTATGAGTAAAGATAGTACTTGTATGTTGTCTCAAAAAGAAATTTTAACGAAACAGAAAAGGCTATTAAACCAAGAAGTAGAGCGAATGATTGGGTAATGTCCTTTTTTAGTGCAAGTAATCCTGTTATTGCAATTATTAAACCGACTATACAACCAATATAGCTTGGGTTTTTTATAAACTCCCCACAGAATATAAATCCAATAAAAAAGAGTAATATTTCAAATATTAAAACACCTCTAAGTAATTTTTTGAAGTTCACTATTCCTTCTAAATATTCAAGCTCATAGTATAATATACCAAGAATAAATGAAGCTATGCCAAAAAGGACAAGCGTGTATCTAATTCTACCATCTGGCAAGATTGCGTATACTAAAAAATTGGGTATAAATGCAGCCAAAAAGAAATCAAACAGTCTTTTTATTTGAGTTTCATTCTTTAATATCTCTCTAAATTCCAACCTGATACGTTTGTCCAAAAACAACAAAAGAGTAGCAGAAAATGGTAGGTAGTGAATAAAGAAACTTACAGGAAAGAAAAGAAAGTGGCCAACAACATCTCTTATCCGTTCTATGCTTAAAACCCTGTTTCCAGATGCCTGAAGGATAAAGCCTAAGGCATAATTGAGTCTGTGTATGTCGCCTTTTGATACCAGTAAAAGCCAGCCTAAAAATAAACCAACAATGAACAGACCACCCAATATTGTGTTTTTGGATAGTATGAGGCTTTTGTTCTTTCTTAATATGGCAAGGCTTATAAGCGTAAGATAGAAGTAATGAAGGGCAGGTAGGCCTTTGGTAAGCAGGGCTAACGCTGCAAAAACGCTCCCTGTGAATGTTTTTTCATGGAATATGCAAACCATTGAAGCAAATAGCAAGAACGAAAAAAACATATCTGTTTCTGCAAGCATACCATAGTGAAAATAGGCTATATACGATAACCCAAAAGAAAAGGCCCCAAATATGGCGGCCTCAAGTCCAACTGCATCTTTTAATGAAAATAGTATTAAAAGGAGAATGCCAAACATGGATAAAACGGACACAGCCCTTGCTGAAAACTCATTTTCGCCAAATATTTTAAAGAATAAGGCTATAACTATGTTGTGCAATGGGGGTTTTCTAAAGTAATCCCTTCCCAGCACATGGGGTGTTGCATAGTCATGTGTATAATTCATCTCAAGTGCTATGATAGCCCTTCTTGGCTCTTCATGTTGAAAATACATCCTGCCCAAGTTGTAAAAGGCTGCAATCAGGTATATAGAAAAAAACAGAAGAAGGTGTTGCTTAGATATTCTCATCTATCAACTCTTTTAGTTTTTCTGCTGCTATTGTGGCGTTTTTGAAGTGATTCTCGAATATAATGTCCGCATATCGTTCATACAGTGCTGTTCTTTCTTTGTACATCTCGGCTATCGTTTGGTCTTTGGGTTTTGCTAATCCCCTTAAGCTATAATCACCAAGCCTCTTTTTTATCTCTTCAAAGCTCACTTTTATGTAAACAACGAGACTTACATTTTTTAGATACTCCATAGCCTTTTTTGAATACACCACACTGCCGCCGGTTGATATGATGCTGTGTTCCGGGTTTAGTGATAGTATAGTTTCCTCTTCGATCTGTCTTAGCTTTAGATATCCTTTACTATCCACTATTTGTTGAAGGGTTCTTTTGGTGTTGTTTTGTATGATTATATCTGTGTCTATGAAGTTGAATCTCATCATCTTGGCCAATATTACGCCTATGCTGCTTTTGCCTGAAGAGGGCATGCCAATCAAAGATACATTCATGCGCCCCATTTTAACCTTTTTCTTGAAAAATGGCAAAATTCATATAAACTAAAAGGCGGTAAATTTGGGAGGTGTTTGGTATGACTTACGATGAGGCAAGGAGTCTCCTTGAGACATACACAAAAAGTGAAAGCCTTTTGAGGCATGCAATCTGTGTTGAGACTGCTATGCGATGTTATGCTAAAAAGTTTGGAGAGGATGAAGAAAAGTGGGCTATTGTAGGTCTATTGCATGATTTTGACTATGAAAAATACCCGGATGAGCATCCATACAGGGGCGCGGAGATCCTGAAGGAAAAAGGGCTTGATGAGGATATGATAGAGGCTATTTTGGGCCATGCAAATTACACAGGTGTTGAAAGAAAAACATTGATGGCAAAGACACTGTTCGCCGTGGATGAGTTAAGTGGCTTTCTTTATGCGTATGCTTTGGTTAGACCCACCAAAAACCTAAAGGATATAAAGCTAAAGTCGGTTAAAAAGAAGCTGAAGGATAAGGCATTTGCCAAGGGTGTAAACAGGGAGGATATAGAGCTTGGGGCAAAAGAGCTTGGTGTTGATTTGGGCGAACATATACTGTTTGTGGCTGAATGTTTACAGAATAACGCAAAAGCAATAGGACTTGAGGAATAGAAAGGAGAAGGGTTATGGCTGAGATGATTGCAACGAACGAATTTAAGAGGGGTGTTAAACTTGAGATAGAAGGCGATCCTTATGAAATTGTCGATTATGAGCATGTAAAGCCGGGAAAAGGACAGGCCTTTGTTAGGGTTAAGCTAAAGAATCTAAAAACGGAAAATGTGGTTGAGAAGACCTATAAGTCTGGAACAAAACTGCAGAAGGCCGAAGTTGAAGAAAGGATGATGCAGTATTTATATAAAGACAACGACGGTTATCAGTTCATGGATTTGAATACCTATGACCAATACTCGATTTCAGAGGATGTTATGGGTGATGCAGCCAAGTTCATACAGGAGAACAAAGAAGCAACCGTTATGCTTTACAACGGCTTGCCTATCGGTGTGTCTTTGCCGAACTTTGTTGAACTTAAAATAGTTGAAACAGAACCTGGTTTTAAAGGCGATACTGCAGCAACAGGCACAAAGCCTGCAACATTGGAGACAGGTGCAGTTGTTCAGGTGCCGTTCTTTTTAAAGGAAGGCGATATTATAAAGATAGACACACGAACGGGAGAGTATGTAGAGCGCGTTAATAAATAATGAGAGTTTTAACAAACCCATTTTTTCTTCTAATCTCCATTGCTCTTGCGCATTTTGTTAATGATTGGTATTCGCTTTTAATAGCGCCGGCGATTCCTTTAATTAAAAAATCCTACGGCATAAACTACCTACAATCGGGCATGCTTCTAAGCGTGCCCTATTTTCTATCTGCTATTTTACAGGCTCCGATTGCCCATTTCTCTGAAAACTACGCAAAAAGGAAAACGGTTCTTATAGGCGGTTTTTTGATACTCTCTTTATCCTATCTTCTGTTTTATCTGTCCAATTCCTACTATTCAGCTCTTTTTGCTACTATTCTTATAGGTATAGGGCTTGGGACATATCACCCACAGGGTATGGGGATCTTGAGCAGTGTATTTAAAGAAAAGAAGGGTATGGCCATAGGATTAAACGGTGTGGGTGGTGCATTGGGTTATTTCTTTGCTCCCATCTCAATGGGTTATCTGTTGTCCCTATATGGCACAAAAGCCTTTTTGATTGTGTCTATACCGGGATTTGTTATAGCTGTTATACTTTTTATCTTTGTAAAAATAGAAGAGCAACCCATAAAAACATCGTTTAAAAGCACCATAACAAAAGACCTGCTTATGCTTGGCCTTGTTGCGATTGTTATACCGTTTTTTTCAAGGGGTATCTCATCCTTTTTGCCTGCGTATTTTTATGCTAACGGGTCAAATATATTGGATGCCAACCTGAAGGCTTCGGTTATGTTGCTTGCGGGCCTTATAGCTCAACCTTTGGGTGGTGCCATATCGGATAAGATAGGGAGAAAACAGACTATTTCTATCAGTTATTTTATGATGGGTGTGTTTTTGGCTTTGTTTATATCAAAGCCCAGCTTGATTTTTCTGTTCTTTATGGGGTTTTTTATGTCTCTTTCCATTCCCGTTAGACACGCTTTTGCGGCTGAGGTTGGCGGTAAGAAGGTAAACTCAAATATTGCTGTTGTTTTCGGAATGGTGATGGTGGGTTCATCTATTGCTCCCAGCATTGTTGGAGCTTTGGCAGACCATTTTGGATTTAAGGTTGCCTTCGGTTTCAATGTGGCGATTGCAATAGCAGGAAGCCT comes from Hippea maritima DSM 10411 and encodes:
- a CDS encoding ArnT family glycosyltransferase, which gives rise to MRISKQHLLLFFSIYLIAAFYNLGRMYFQHEEPRRAIIALEMNYTHDYATPHVLGRDYFRKPPLHNIVIALFFKIFGENEFSARAVSVLSMFGILLLILFSLKDAVGLEAAIFGAFSFGLSYIAYFHYGMLAETDMFFSFLLFASMVCIFHEKTFTGSVFAALALLTKGLPALHYFYLTLISLAILRKNKSLILSKNTILGGLFIVGLFLGWLLLVSKGDIHRLNYALGFILQASGNRVLSIERIRDVVGHFLFFPVSFFIHYLPFSATLLLFLDKRIRLEFREILKNETQIKRLFDFFLAAFIPNFLVYAILPDGRIRYTLVLFGIASFILGILYYELEYLEGIVNFKKLLRGVLIFEILLFFIGFIFCGEFIKNPSYIGCIVGLIIAITGLLALKKDITQSFALLLGLIAFSVSLKFLFETTYKYYLYSYYTNYRNFGHKIAKIVLQERPKYVMTDDGNLRLFFYLERDLKMQMHPISKTKKGLIISRHKNLIKYTITKVELPDHIYYVGRN
- a CDS encoding shikimate kinase, with product MNVSLIGMPSSGKSSIGVILAKMMRFNFIDTDIIIQNNTKRTLQQIVDSKGYLKLRQIEEETILSLNPEHSIISTGGSVVYSKKAMEYLKNVSLVVYIKVSFEEIKKRLGDYSLRGLAKPKDQTIAEMYKERTALYERYADIIFENHFKNATIAAEKLKELIDENI
- a CDS encoding HD domain-containing protein; translation: MTYDEARSLLETYTKSESLLRHAICVETAMRCYAKKFGEDEEKWAIVGLLHDFDYEKYPDEHPYRGAEILKEKGLDEDMIEAILGHANYTGVERKTLMAKTLFAVDELSGFLYAYALVRPTKNLKDIKLKSVKKKLKDKAFAKGVNREDIELGAKELGVDLGEHILFVAECLQNNAKAIGLEE
- the efp gene encoding elongation factor P, coding for MIATNEFKRGVKLEIEGDPYEIVDYEHVKPGKGQAFVRVKLKNLKTENVVEKTYKSGTKLQKAEVEERMMQYLYKDNDGYQFMDLNTYDQYSISEDVMGDAAKFIQENKEATVMLYNGLPIGVSLPNFVELKIVETEPGFKGDTAATGTKPATLETGAVVQVPFFLKEGDIIKIDTRTGEYVERVNK
- a CDS encoding MFS transporter: MRVLTNPFFLLISIALAHFVNDWYSLLIAPAIPLIKKSYGINYLQSGMLLSVPYFLSAILQAPIAHFSENYAKRKTVLIGGFLILSLSYLLFYLSNSYYSALFATILIGIGLGTYHPQGMGILSSVFKEKKGMAIGLNGVGGALGYFFAPISMGYLLSLYGTKAFLIVSIPGFVIAVILFIFVKIEEQPIKTSFKSTITKDLLMLGLVAIVIPFFSRGISSFLPAYFYANGSNILDANLKASVMLLAGLIAQPLGGAISDKIGRKQTISISYFMMGVFLALFISKPSLIFLFFMGFFMSLSIPVRHAFAAEVGGKKVNSNIAVVFGMVMVGSSIAPSIVGALADHFGFKVAFGFNVAIAIAGSLLVWAIKKPHKQA